The following are encoded together in the Nitrospinota bacterium genome:
- a CDS encoding glycosyltransferase yields MVEASVIVPAYNAAKRISFCVESLLTQQTTRKYEIIVVDDGSTDNTAEIMASFPVARLLRQENSGPAAARNHGAREARGRILLFTDDDCIAEGDWLEKMLKPFDIFDIAGVKGTYLSRQTEITARFVQIEYEEKYDELKKHEYIDFIDTYSAGFRKKVFLDAGGYDSQFRTASVEDQEFSFRLADAGHKMVFVPGAQVWHTHVDSISGYARKKFKIGYWKALLLTRNPRKAKGDSHTPATLKLQIILIGAFALSILVAFFSGIGLFISTVLLIAFLATMQPLVIRALKKDFAVGVYAPLFITIRAASLLSGLLKGGVDFYIKGKNKKESEKKQG; encoded by the coding sequence ATGGTCGAAGCATCGGTAATCGTCCCCGCATACAACGCCGCAAAGAGGATCAGCTTCTGCGTTGAATCGCTTCTTACCCAACAAACGACACGCAAATACGAGATCATAGTTGTCGATGACGGTTCCACCGATAACACCGCCGAGATAATGGCCTCCTTCCCTGTTGCGCGCCTGTTAAGACAGGAGAACTCCGGCCCCGCGGCTGCGAGAAACCACGGCGCAAGGGAAGCAAGAGGGAGAATACTGCTGTTCACGGATGACGACTGTATCGCGGAAGGGGACTGGCTCGAAAAAATGCTCAAGCCGTTCGATATTTTCGATATCGCCGGGGTCAAAGGTACCTATCTTTCACGGCAAACGGAGATTACCGCGAGATTCGTGCAGATAGAATACGAAGAAAAGTACGATGAACTGAAAAAGCATGAATACATCGATTTTATTGATACCTACTCGGCGGGATTCAGAAAGAAGGTTTTTCTCGACGCCGGGGGGTACGACTCGCAATTCCGAACGGCTTCCGTGGAAGACCAGGAATTTTCCTTCCGGCTTGCCGACGCCGGGCATAAGATGGTTTTCGTCCCCGGAGCGCAGGTGTGGCACACGCATGTCGATTCAATTTCCGGTTACGCCAGGAAAAAATTCAAGATAGGCTACTGGAAGGCTCTCCTTCTGACGAGGAATCCACGAAAAGCAAAAGGGGATAGCCACACACCAGCTACCCTGAAACTCCAGATAATACTCATCGGGGCGTTTGCCTTATCAATACTTGTCGCATTTTTTTCCGGCATAGGGCTTTTTATCTCCACGGTTTTGCTGATTGCTTTCCTTGCCACCATGCAGCCGCTTGTCATCAGAGCACTAAAAAAGGATTTCGCGGTCGGCGTATACGCTCCTTTATTCATAACGATCAGGGCCGCATCGCTGTTGTCCGGACTGTTAAAAGGTGGCGTTGATTTTTACATCAAGGGGAAAAATAAAAAAGAGAGCGAAAAGAAACAAGGCTAG
- a CDS encoding radical SAM protein, with the protein EEYFYTICQYPQVAIFTGRGCPFQCVYCVYPQVMHGHKYRKRSIQNLVDEFRYIERELPNVREIFIEDDTFTVDKKRVLEFVDAYEKAGLKISWIANSRADIDLETLKALKKANCRLLCVGFESGDQKVLDAMKKKLKVDTAKEFSKNAKKAGVLVHGCFIVGNPEETKETLETTLEYAKELTPDTAQFFPIMVYPGTTAYEWAKENSYLVSEDFSMWNTEDGLHNCMVSRPGLTNRELVDFCDRARTEFYLRPGYILYRLKRLILHPIEDGPRILKSFKIFARFLIRGSFAKKSG; encoded by the coding sequence GAGGAATACTTTTATACCATCTGCCAATATCCGCAGGTCGCCATCTTTACGGGGAGGGGATGTCCTTTTCAATGTGTATACTGCGTTTACCCCCAGGTCATGCACGGACACAAGTACAGAAAACGGTCAATCCAGAACCTTGTAGATGAATTCCGGTATATTGAGCGCGAACTCCCGAACGTGAGGGAAATATTCATCGAGGACGATACCTTCACAGTCGACAAAAAACGGGTTCTTGAATTTGTCGACGCCTACGAGAAGGCAGGATTGAAAATAAGCTGGATAGCCAACAGCAGGGCCGACATTGATCTTGAAACCCTGAAAGCGCTCAAGAAGGCAAATTGCAGGCTCCTTTGCGTCGGTTTTGAAAGCGGCGATCAGAAGGTGCTCGACGCCATGAAGAAGAAACTGAAAGTGGACACTGCGAAGGAGTTTTCCAAGAACGCGAAAAAGGCTGGGGTGCTGGTTCATGGCTGTTTCATAGTCGGCAACCCGGAAGAGACGAAAGAGACGCTGGAGACTACCCTTGAATACGCAAAAGAGCTCACGCCCGACACAGCTCAGTTTTTCCCTATAATGGTTTATCCCGGCACCACCGCCTATGAATGGGCGAAGGAAAACAGCTATCTTGTATCCGAGGATTTTTCGATGTGGAACACCGAAGACGGCCTCCATAACTGCATGGTCAGCAGACCCGGCCTTACAAACAGGGAGCTGGTCGATTTCTGCGACCGGGCGCGAACCGAATTCTATCTCCGCCCAGGCTATATCCTTTACCGGCTGAAAAGATTAATTCTTCATCCGATCGAGGACGGGCCTCGCATACTGAAATCATTCAAGATATTCGCCCGATTCCTGATACGCGGTTCATTCGCCAAAAAATCGGGGTAA
- a CDS encoding oligosaccharide flippase family protein — translation MKKKLIKNTLISTAETLLTHPVILILTGYMINRLGQDVYGIISFVSIFSVIGYASLLDFGIQGGLVVYISEYLAEGKTEKIGRLASSALMFFAGIGSFLFLLVAYISASEALYIFKFNKEYEEPVRLFLLLGAAQLFFQFPGLLVSSFFEGYQRYDILKGGSALYKLFSYGLIFLVVFMEYDYIYIAWALLATSILHFIAMLAMTRHLPGLKLGISLWDFDELKKVFNLSKKLFVFRLAGLVFNQTDKILISLFLGIALLTDYEVIIRFTSIVFAFLAFLNSAVVPAASELSSNSDTARLKELFFAGTRYSIILTIALVTPIVAFAKPIISFWVGAEYLILTPYMQFFTMHMLVSAVSGFGVTMLVGMKKVDHVMGVAAAAMAINLLVSLSLIKVFGIYGLLLGTVAGFFLSAVPYAWIFRKEFDIPFQHLFSELGRKVYIPGLLFFVVVNFAVYRFGGDVGEMSLLNLSLSTALVGLIFLAWAWYFMFTRGDRRLLADFAGRFAKPGGATA, via the coding sequence ATGAAAAAGAAGCTGATAAAGAACACGCTCATTAGCACAGCGGAAACGCTCCTTACGCACCCGGTGATACTGATACTCACCGGTTACATGATTAACCGTCTGGGGCAGGATGTTTACGGCATCATTTCATTCGTGAGCATATTTTCAGTCATCGGCTACGCGTCCCTTCTCGATTTCGGTATACAGGGGGGGCTGGTGGTTTACATCTCCGAATACCTAGCGGAAGGGAAAACTGAAAAGATCGGGCGGCTCGCCAGTTCGGCATTGATGTTCTTCGCGGGGATTGGATCGTTTCTCTTTTTGCTAGTGGCATATATATCCGCATCAGAAGCGCTCTATATTTTCAAATTCAACAAGGAGTACGAAGAGCCGGTAAGGCTTTTTCTCCTGCTTGGCGCGGCACAACTCTTTTTCCAGTTTCCTGGGCTTCTCGTTTCGTCGTTTTTCGAAGGATACCAGAGGTACGATATTCTCAAGGGGGGTTCCGCCTTGTACAAGCTGTTTTCATACGGCCTGATCTTTCTCGTGGTGTTCATGGAATACGATTACATATATATCGCATGGGCGCTCCTCGCTACATCCATTCTCCACTTCATAGCGATGCTCGCCATGACTAGGCATCTTCCCGGCCTGAAACTCGGCATCTCCCTTTGGGATTTTGACGAACTGAAAAAAGTTTTCAATCTGAGCAAGAAACTGTTCGTCTTCCGTTTGGCCGGCCTTGTGTTCAATCAGACGGATAAGATCCTCATCAGCCTCTTTCTCGGTATCGCGTTGTTGACCGATTACGAAGTGATAATCCGTTTTACATCGATTGTTTTTGCGTTTCTCGCATTTTTGAATTCAGCTGTAGTTCCAGCGGCGTCCGAGCTAAGCAGTAATTCAGACACGGCACGGCTCAAGGAGTTGTTTTTCGCCGGGACCAGGTATTCGATAATATTGACCATCGCCCTGGTTACGCCGATAGTGGCATTCGCGAAACCGATAATCAGTTTCTGGGTAGGGGCGGAGTATCTTATTTTAACGCCGTATATGCAGTTCTTTACTATGCATATGTTGGTATCGGCGGTTTCGGGGTTTGGGGTTACAATGTTGGTCGGCATGAAAAAAGTGGATCATGTAATGGGTGTAGCGGCGGCGGCAATGGCGATCAATCTTCTTGTCAGTCTTTCGCTTATTAAGGTGTTTGGTATTTATGGGCTCCTTCTCGGAACTGTTGCGGGATTCTTTTTAAGCGCAGTTCCATACGCGTGGATATTCAGGAAAGAGTTTGATATCCCTTTCCAGCATCTTTTCAGCGAACTCGGGAGAAAAGTTTACATTCCGGGATTGCTGTTTTTTGTCGTGGTAAATTTCGCTGTTTACCGGTTTGGTGGAGATGTAGGGGAGATGTCTTTATTGAATTTGTCGCTGTCGACAGCACTTGTGGGGCTGATCTTTTTGGCATGGGCCTGGTATTTCATGTTCACACGCGGCGACAGGAGATTGCTGGCAGATTTTGCAGGACGCTTTGCCAAGCCGGGGGGCGCTACGGCATGA